The proteins below come from a single Vibrio diazotrophicus genomic window:
- the dmeF gene encoding CDF family Co(II)/Ni(II) efflux transporter DmeF, with the protein MQTPSCPQTQTFSYTNEKGEKRTLYVLLLTVVTMAVEIVAGSFYGSMALLADGWHMGTHAAAFCITLFTYRYARKHEKTRAYTFGTGKVGVLGGYTSAIGLGLVALVMAGESIHRLFNPLSIQFNEAIIVAVVGLVVNVASMFLLHDHHDHHDHHDHHDHHDHHDHHDHHDHHDHHDHAHEHHHDHNLTAAYMHVLADALTSLLAIAALIVGKYLGWVWLDPIMGIVGALVITKWAVGLMKQTAPILLDAHISHDYETKVLAKLTEAGAKVIDIHVWKVSANHYSAAIRMSAESNKDALYFRQVLKEFDRLHHLTLEVNPL; encoded by the coding sequence ATGCAAACTCCAAGTTGTCCTCAAACGCAGACGTTTTCATACACCAACGAAAAAGGTGAAAAACGTACCCTTTATGTTCTGCTACTTACCGTTGTCACCATGGCTGTCGAGATTGTTGCGGGTAGTTTTTATGGATCTATGGCCTTGCTTGCTGACGGCTGGCATATGGGTACACACGCCGCTGCATTTTGTATCACGTTGTTCACTTATCGCTATGCCCGTAAACATGAGAAAACCCGAGCGTACACCTTTGGTACTGGTAAAGTTGGTGTTTTGGGTGGATACACAAGTGCAATCGGCTTAGGTTTGGTGGCGTTAGTAATGGCTGGAGAATCCATTCATCGCTTGTTTAACCCGCTAAGTATTCAGTTTAATGAAGCGATTATTGTTGCTGTCGTAGGTCTTGTGGTAAACGTCGCCAGTATGTTTTTATTGCACGACCATCACGACCATCACGACCATCACGACCATCACGACCATCACGACCATCACGACCATCACGACCATCACGACCATCACGACCATCACGACCATGCTCATGAGCATCATCATGATCACAACCTTACGGCGGCTTACATGCATGTGCTGGCTGATGCGTTAACTTCGTTATTGGCTATCGCGGCTTTGATAGTAGGTAAATATTTAGGTTGGGTGTGGTTAGACCCAATCATGGGTATTGTTGGTGCTCTTGTGATTACTAAGTGGGCAGTAGGTTTAATGAAGCAAACAGCGCCTATTTTGCTTGATGCTCATATCAGCCATGACTATGAAACGAAAGTGCTCGCCAAACTTACTGAAGCAGGCGCAAAAGTAATTGATATTCACGTTTGGAAAGTGAGTGCGAATCATTATTCTGCGGCGATACGAATGTCTGCTGAGTCGAATAAAGATGCACTGTACTTTAGACAGGTGTTGAAAGAGTTTGATAGACTCCACCACCTTACGCTAGAAGTAAACCCGCTTTAA
- a CDS encoding SulP family inorganic anion transporter — protein sequence MPGFNQLKHYERSWFKDDLRAALSVVAVALPVAIAYAQLTGVSAIVGLYSCVLPMLVYALFGTSRQLIIGPDAATCAVIAAVVTPLAAGDPTKHWQLVMTMTAMTGIWCILASRFKLGVLADFLSRPILLGLLNGVALTIIVGQFAKIFGLKFEQRYLLERLYETPSLLMSPHWQTLMISTTTVVVYLASKRFRPQWPAAMFAIFITGVMVWLMKLDTVGVQVVGVIQGGLPAFQAPTFDIGVSRELVVPALNLAVVSFVSMMLTARSFAAKNGYDIDADKEFQALGLANLASAFSQGFAISGADSRTAVNDANGGKSQLVSVIAAAVIGAIAIFAYQPLQYIPIAALGVVLIIASMSLLDLKGVWQLRKRNKDAFYLASITLVSVLVIGVIPGITLAVLLGLFQFLRVVMRPRDQVLGLDKKGTVRSIDPSGKATAIPGLIIYRFNSPLTYFNAPYFKRRLLELSEAGGSDVVCVVVDAVSSFTHLDLSVMAMLGDVQTILKKRGIRLVIAGRKRSLRKWCELTGVPVGDGGVVLRADLYLAIKLSGCYQEAVQEGQVPPVQKEDDPNENTTNATPEVA from the coding sequence ATGCCCGGTTTTAATCAACTGAAACACTATGAACGTTCATGGTTTAAAGATGACCTCCGAGCCGCATTATCTGTGGTAGCTGTCGCCTTGCCAGTTGCTATTGCTTATGCGCAGTTAACTGGAGTGTCTGCGATTGTTGGTCTGTATTCGTGTGTGCTTCCTATGCTGGTTTATGCCTTGTTCGGAACCTCTCGGCAGTTAATCATTGGTCCTGATGCCGCAACTTGTGCGGTTATTGCTGCGGTGGTTACGCCTTTAGCCGCAGGCGACCCGACTAAACACTGGCAGCTTGTTATGACCATGACGGCGATGACTGGTATCTGGTGTATTTTAGCCAGCCGTTTCAAGCTGGGTGTTCTGGCGGATTTCCTATCAAGACCTATTTTGCTTGGCCTGCTTAACGGTGTGGCGTTGACCATTATTGTCGGTCAGTTTGCGAAGATATTCGGTTTGAAGTTCGAGCAGCGTTATCTGTTGGAACGATTGTATGAAACTCCTTCACTGTTGATGAGTCCTCATTGGCAAACCTTGATGATCAGTACCACGACTGTGGTTGTGTACTTGGCTTCAAAACGCTTTCGACCTCAGTGGCCAGCGGCAATGTTTGCGATTTTCATTACGGGTGTGATGGTTTGGTTGATGAAGTTAGACACCGTTGGTGTACAAGTGGTGGGCGTTATTCAAGGTGGGTTGCCAGCGTTTCAGGCTCCAACATTTGATATTGGTGTTTCCCGTGAACTCGTGGTTCCAGCACTTAACTTAGCGGTAGTAAGCTTCGTGAGTATGATGCTGACCGCACGTAGTTTTGCAGCGAAAAACGGCTATGACATTGATGCAGACAAAGAATTTCAGGCATTGGGACTTGCGAATCTCGCGTCTGCATTTTCACAAGGTTTTGCGATTAGTGGCGCAGATTCTCGCACCGCAGTGAATGATGCAAACGGCGGCAAATCACAACTGGTTTCAGTGATTGCAGCGGCGGTGATTGGCGCAATAGCGATATTCGCGTATCAGCCATTACAGTACATTCCGATTGCTGCACTAGGTGTTGTGCTGATTATTGCGTCAATGTCTTTACTGGATTTAAAAGGGGTTTGGCAACTTCGCAAACGCAATAAAGATGCGTTTTATCTTGCTTCCATTACGCTGGTGTCAGTGCTGGTTATTGGCGTTATTCCCGGTATCACTTTGGCGGTATTGTTGGGCTTGTTTCAGTTCCTTCGCGTGGTCATGCGTCCGAGAGACCAAGTATTAGGTTTGGATAAAAAAGGTACGGTACGTTCGATTGATCCTTCAGGCAAAGCGACAGCGATTCCGGGTTTGATCATTTATCGTTTTAACTCTCCGCTTACCTACTTTAACGCGCCGTACTTTAAGCGCCGATTATTGGAACTTTCAGAAGCTGGTGGCAGTGACGTTGTGTGTGTGGTGGTTGATGCGGTCTCAAGCTTTACTCACTTAGATCTTAGCGTGATGGCGATGCTGGGCGATGTTCAGACGATTCTGAAAAAACGAGGCATTCGCTTAGTGATCGCAGGGCGAAAACGTAGCCTACGTAAATGGTGTGAGTTAACAGGCGTGCCTGTTGGTGACGGTGGGGTAGTGCTTCGTGCCGATCTCTATTTAGCGATTAAGCTTAGCGGCTGTTATCAAGAAGCGGTTCAGGAAGGTCAGGTACCACCGGTGCAGAAAGAAGACGATCCAAACGAGAATACAACCAATGCAACTCCCGAAGTTGCTTAA
- a CDS encoding RluA family pseudouridine synthase, whose product MKHSDHCFTPFQTDISEYTLPERFTFPFCYEPHPLSEIAAKELQQHIETQTDWTHPFGLTENEPDSHGKMFGVLVVQNQKGELGYLSAFSGLLAEKLQQPHFVPPVFDRFEDETFFRLEANQIAEINRQVRELNESPISAQLTEAIQACQKQAEQEIEAHRQVMIEGRKQRKLLRQTPPENMSNDEITEIFEQLAQQSVTEKNQLKHLKQKWDNELAQLQAELEQHQNQLDELKEKRKQLSAALQKKLFSQYQFLNQQGDEKSLVDIFEGTANPIPPAGSGECAAPKLLQYAFAHQLKPIALAEFWWGRSPKSEIRQHKKYYPACNNKCHPILGHMLEGIELDDNPLLENPADGKEIEILYQDEAIVVVNKPAEFLSVPGVNIKDSVLTRLEAMFTDVEGPFVLHRLDMSTSGILVFALTRRANKSLQKQFITRGVEKRYVAILSGELTADSGEITLPLRGDLDDRPRQMVCYEHGKPAETFWQKISSDEGKSRVYLYPKTGRTHQLRVHCAHADGLNMAIVGDDLYGRKNKRLHLHAERLSFDHPYTKERMHFQVDPDF is encoded by the coding sequence ATGAAGCACTCCGATCATTGTTTTACCCCATTTCAGACTGACATTTCTGAATACACATTACCGGAGCGTTTTACTTTTCCGTTTTGCTATGAACCTCATCCGCTAAGCGAAATCGCCGCCAAAGAGCTCCAGCAACATATTGAAACTCAGACCGATTGGACACACCCTTTCGGGCTCACTGAAAATGAACCCGATTCTCACGGCAAAATGTTTGGCGTGTTAGTGGTACAAAATCAAAAAGGCGAACTAGGTTACCTCTCCGCTTTTTCTGGTCTGCTGGCGGAAAAGTTACAACAGCCTCACTTCGTGCCGCCAGTATTTGATCGTTTTGAAGACGAGACATTCTTCCGCTTGGAAGCCAATCAAATTGCAGAGATTAACCGCCAAGTTCGAGAGCTGAATGAGTCGCCAATATCTGCGCAGTTAACTGAGGCGATTCAAGCTTGTCAAAAGCAAGCAGAGCAAGAAATTGAAGCCCATCGTCAAGTGATGATTGAAGGACGCAAGCAGCGCAAATTACTGCGTCAAACACCGCCTGAAAACATGTCGAACGATGAGATAACTGAGATTTTTGAACAACTTGCACAACAAAGCGTCACTGAAAAGAATCAGCTCAAGCATCTCAAACAAAAGTGGGATAACGAGTTAGCACAGCTTCAAGCGGAACTTGAACAACACCAAAATCAGCTCGATGAACTCAAAGAAAAGCGTAAGCAGCTTTCTGCTGCTTTGCAGAAAAAGCTGTTCTCGCAATATCAGTTTTTAAATCAGCAGGGTGATGAAAAATCGCTGGTCGACATCTTTGAAGGCACGGCGAACCCTATTCCACCAGCCGGTTCTGGCGAATGTGCTGCCCCTAAACTGTTGCAATATGCTTTTGCACACCAACTAAAGCCGATTGCATTGGCGGAATTCTGGTGGGGTCGTTCACCAAAATCCGAAATTCGCCAACATAAGAAATATTATCCGGCATGTAACAACAAGTGCCATCCGATATTAGGCCACATGCTTGAAGGTATTGAACTGGATGACAATCCGTTGCTTGAAAACCCCGCTGACGGCAAAGAGATCGAAATCCTCTATCAAGATGAAGCGATTGTCGTCGTCAACAAACCCGCTGAGTTTTTGTCTGTACCCGGAGTGAATATCAAAGATTCGGTTCTAACCCGCTTAGAGGCAATGTTTACCGACGTAGAAGGCCCTTTTGTACTGCATCGGTTAGATATGTCGACTTCCGGAATACTGGTGTTTGCACTCACTCGCCGCGCGAACAAGAGTTTGCAAAAGCAGTTCATTACTCGCGGCGTTGAAAAGCGCTACGTAGCAATATTAAGTGGCGAACTGACAGCGGATTCTGGTGAAATCACCCTTCCTCTGCGTGGTGATTTAGATGACCGACCTCGCCAAATGGTTTGCTACGAACACGGCAAACCAGCAGAAACCTTTTGGCAAAAAATCAGCAGCGATGAAGGCAAAAGCAGGGTTTATTTGTATCCGAAAACAGGGCGAACACACCAGCTTCGTGTGCATTGTGCTCACGCCGACGGCTTGAATATGGCGATTGTCGGCGATGACCTATACGGACGAAAAAATAAGCGCCTTCATCTGCACGCAGAAAGGCTGAGCTTTGATCATCCCTACACAAAAGAGCGTATGCACTTCCAAGTCGATCCTGATTTTTAA
- a CDS encoding TetR/AcrR family transcriptional regulator — protein MNEKSHDTKQHILDIGYELVASKGFTGVGLSELLKNAEVPKGSFYHYFKSKEQFGEALLQDYFNHYQQKLENLFANSDMSEYEKLMQYWRYWMEQNSSACQTGKCLVVKLAGEVSDLSEPMRLALHKGTDRVISTVAEYIEKGIQSGEINVKDSRQTSELLYNLWIGASLINKIRLDDASLVQALKVTEQVLKGEQLN, from the coding sequence ATGAACGAAAAATCACACGACACCAAACAGCATATTTTAGACATTGGCTATGAACTGGTTGCCAGCAAAGGGTTTACCGGTGTTGGCCTGTCTGAGCTATTGAAAAATGCTGAAGTACCGAAAGGTTCTTTCTACCACTACTTCAAATCCAAAGAACAGTTTGGAGAAGCGCTGCTGCAAGATTACTTCAATCATTACCAGCAGAAGCTCGAAAACCTGTTCGCCAACAGTGATATGAGTGAGTATGAAAAGCTCATGCAATATTGGCGTTACTGGATGGAACAAAACAGCAGTGCGTGCCAAACTGGTAAATGCTTAGTGGTGAAACTCGCAGGTGAAGTCTCTGATTTATCTGAGCCGATGCGCTTGGCGCTGCATAAAGGCACAGACCGCGTGATTAGTACCGTGGCAGAATACATTGAAAAAGGTATTCAGTCCGGAGAAATAAACGTGAAAGATAGCCGCCAAACTTCAGAGTTGCTGTACAACCTTTGGATTGGTGCGAGCTTAATAAACAAAATTCGTCTCGATGACGCGAGCTTAGTTCAGGCACTAAAAGTAACCGAACAAGTTTTAAAAGGTGAACAGCTCAACTAA
- a CDS encoding MarR family winged helix-turn-helix transcriptional regulator, translating into MHQLTELNNLITEFYDKMSSWEMSVVKETGYSLAQIHTLEVLGSHGAMRMKELANRLSITTGTLTVQVEKLVQAGLIERQSIEGDRRSIQVTLTEEGKEVFQQHNALHMSLTEELTRRFSAEQQKNLAQMLTLINQEF; encoded by the coding sequence ATGCACCAGTTGACCGAGCTTAACAACCTGATTACTGAGTTCTACGACAAGATGTCCTCTTGGGAGATGTCCGTTGTTAAAGAAACAGGGTACTCATTGGCTCAAATTCATACTCTTGAGGTGTTAGGCTCTCACGGTGCAATGCGAATGAAAGAGTTAGCGAATCGACTGAGCATTACAACGGGAACACTAACCGTTCAAGTGGAAAAATTGGTTCAGGCGGGGCTAATAGAACGTCAATCCATCGAAGGGGATCGACGTTCTATTCAGGTTACTTTGACTGAAGAAGGGAAAGAGGTGTTTCAACAACACAACGCTTTGCACATGTCGCTCACTGAAGAGCTCACTCGTCGTTTTAGTGCTGAGCAGCAAAAGAATCTGGCTCAAATGCTGACGCTAATCAATCAAGAGTTCTAA
- a CDS encoding NADP-dependent oxidoreductase — protein sequence MTDSTNQRIVLASRPVGAPTPENFRLETVAKPEPKEGEVLLRTIYLSLDPYMRGRMSDAESYAEPLAINDVMIGGTVCQVEASNNPDFQVGEWVLSYTTGWQKYSLSNGAGLLKLGANPTNPSWALGILGMPGFTAYMGLLDIGAPQAGETIVVASATGPVGSTVGQIGKIKGCRVVGIAGGEEKCRYAVEVLGMDACIDHKAEDFAEQLKAACPQGIDVYFENVGGKVFDAVMPLLNTKARMPVCGLIAQYNATSLPEGPDRLSQLTGLILTKRLKVQGFIIFDDYGHRYGEFAADMNKWVAEGKIKYREQVEVGLENAPEQLIGLLEGKNFGKLVIEVAKPL from the coding sequence ATGACTGACTCAACAAACCAACGTATCGTGTTGGCATCACGCCCTGTAGGCGCACCAACACCAGAAAACTTTCGCTTAGAAACCGTTGCTAAACCAGAACCAAAAGAAGGCGAAGTTCTACTGCGTACTATCTACTTATCACTCGATCCATACATGCGCGGCCGCATGAGTGATGCTGAATCTTATGCTGAACCTTTAGCAATCAATGACGTCATGATTGGTGGCACTGTGTGTCAGGTTGAAGCATCAAACAACCCAGATTTCCAGGTTGGTGAATGGGTTCTTTCATACACGACCGGTTGGCAGAAATACTCACTATCCAATGGCGCAGGCCTATTGAAACTAGGTGCGAACCCAACAAACCCTTCATGGGCGTTAGGTATTCTTGGTATGCCAGGCTTTACCGCCTACATGGGTCTTTTGGATATCGGTGCACCACAAGCGGGTGAAACCATTGTTGTTGCTTCAGCAACAGGTCCAGTAGGTTCAACAGTTGGTCAGATTGGTAAAATCAAAGGCTGCCGCGTTGTTGGTATTGCTGGTGGTGAAGAGAAATGTCGTTATGCAGTTGAAGTACTGGGTATGGACGCTTGTATCGACCATAAAGCGGAAGATTTTGCAGAGCAGCTTAAGGCAGCTTGTCCACAAGGTATCGATGTGTACTTCGAAAACGTGGGCGGTAAAGTATTCGACGCCGTTATGCCTCTGTTGAACACCAAAGCTCGTATGCCAGTGTGTGGTTTGATTGCTCAATACAACGCAACATCTCTACCTGAAGGTCCAGACCGTTTGTCTCAACTAACTGGTCTGATCCTGACTAAACGTCTAAAAGTTCAAGGCTTTATTATCTTTGATGATTACGGTCACCGTTACGGCGAGTTTGCTGCAGACATGAATAAATGGGTAGCAGAAGGTAAGATCAAATACCGTGAACAAGTTGAAGTTGGTTTGGAAAATGCTCCAGAACAGCTAATTGGCCTGCTAGAAGGTAAGAACTTCGGCAAGCTAGTGATTGAAGTTGCTAAACCGCTTTAA
- a CDS encoding DMT family transporter — protein sequence MSPVFLTVVTMFAFAANSILCRLALQDQTIDATTFTYLRLVSGAITLIVLHSVMVKKTERRYQPMFAIKAGLALFTYALCFSIAYLELSTGTGALLLFGTVQLSLLAAHFFQGNRINALELVGLVVSISGFVYLMAPSVTRPDILSALLMILSGLAWAVFTLVGRNSGNPISAISQGFWVAGLLCVLLTPWMVNLDSSSSKGIVLALISGSIASAAGYILWYRVISHLSMLQASVAQLSVPVIAIAGGTLLVGEAFTLHLTPVSALILGGIVLVIMGKQTK from the coding sequence GTGTCACCTGTTTTCTTAACTGTCGTTACCATGTTTGCTTTCGCAGCAAACTCCATTTTGTGTCGCCTAGCGTTGCAAGACCAAACAATTGATGCCACCACCTTTACTTACCTTCGTCTGGTTTCAGGGGCCATTACTTTGATTGTTTTACACAGTGTGATGGTGAAAAAGACAGAGAGGCGCTACCAGCCGATGTTCGCCATCAAAGCTGGATTGGCTCTGTTTACTTATGCATTGTGTTTTTCTATTGCCTACTTGGAGCTATCAACCGGAACAGGCGCTCTGCTTCTGTTTGGTACGGTGCAACTTAGCTTACTTGCGGCGCACTTTTTCCAAGGGAACAGAATCAACGCATTAGAACTTGTGGGTTTAGTTGTTTCTATATCCGGTTTTGTTTATCTCATGGCACCCAGCGTCACCAGACCCGATATTCTCTCCGCTCTGTTGATGATTCTTTCGGGGTTAGCATGGGCTGTCTTTACTCTGGTCGGCCGCAACAGCGGCAACCCTATTTCAGCCATTTCTCAAGGATTTTGGGTCGCTGGGCTACTTTGCGTATTACTGACACCGTGGATGGTGAACCTAGATTCAAGCTCCTCCAAAGGTATCGTTCTCGCTTTGATTTCCGGCAGTATTGCTTCTGCTGCTGGCTACATTTTGTGGTATCGAGTGATTAGTCATCTGTCCATGTTGCAGGCTTCCGTCGCTCAATTGTCTGTACCTGTGATTGCCATAGCAGGCGGAACTCTACTGGTGGGAGAAGCATTTACCCTGCACCTGACCCCTGTCAGCGCACTGATTCTCGGTGGCATCGTTCTGGTGATTATGGGTAAACAAACAAAATGA